CTGCAGCCCCGGGAACAGGCCGCGGACCACGTCCATGCCGATCTGGATCGACCGGTCCGCCCACACCCGCTCGATGACCTCGAAATACTTCGGCGCGTACGGCGCGATCAGCTGCCGCTGCGAGGGCTGCACGAAGCCCGCGATGGTCGCCTCCACCAGCGCGTTGGACAGCGCGTCGGACTCCACGACCGCCGCCCACGCCTGCGCCTTGACCGCCTCCGACGGCCGCGAGGCCAGGCAGCGCACCGAGTGCCGCTTGCCGGTCGCCGTGTCGTCGCGGGACAGCTCCGCGCCGATCCGCTCCTCGTCCGCCCTGCCGTGCGCGGCCAGCGGCGCGAGCAGCGCCCAGCGCAGCTCCTGGTCGACGTCGAGCCCGTCGATCTTCGCGGTGCCGTCCAGCAGCCCCTCCAGGAGCTGGAAGTCGGCGTCCGACGAGGCCGTCGCGGCGAAGAACCGCGCCCAGGTCAGCTGCTGTTCGCTGCCAGGGGCGGCGACCCGCAGCTCGCGCAGCCCGCCCTCGGCGAGCAGTCGGCCACCCTCCTCGCGCCACGCGGGGGCCGCGTAGTGGGTCAGCGCCGACTGCGCCCAGGCGTGCACCATCTGCAGCACGCCGATGTCGGTCTCGCGGCCCGCGAAGTCCAGCGCGATCGCGACGAAGTCCCGGGCCGGCATGAGGCCGTCCCGCGTCAGGTTCCACAGCGCCGACCAGCACAGCGCGCGGGCCAGCGGATCGGTGATGTCGCCGAGGTGCGCCCGCAGCGTCGTCAGCGAACCCTCGTCGAAGCGGATCTTGCAGTACGTGAGGTCGTCGTCGTTGACGAGGACGAGGTCCGGCCGCTCGGCGCCCGTCAGTTCGGCCACGACCGTGCGCGCGCCGGTGACGTCCGCCTCGGCCCGCGCGTAACGCACCAGCTCGCCCTCCGGCGACAGCCGGTACAGGCCCACCGCGGCGCGGTGCGGGCGGAGCTCGTCACCGTCCTGCGTCACCGCCAGCTCGGTGATCAGGCCCTCGGCGTCGTAGGTGACGACCGGCGTCAGCGCGTTGACGCCCGAGGTCTGCAGCCAGGACTTCGCCCAGGTCTTCATGTCCCGGCCGGAGGTCTCCTCCAGGACCGAAAGCAGGTCCGCCAGGCGCGTGTTCCCGTACGCGTGCCGCTTGAAGTAGCGGCGCGCGCCCTCCAGGAAGGCGTCCCGGCCCGCGTACGCCACCAGCTGCTTCAGCACCGACGCGCCCTTGGCGTACGTGATGCCGTCGAAGTTCAGCTTCGCGTCCTCCAGGTCACGGATGTCGGCCGTGATCGGGTGCGTGGACGGCAGCTGGTCGGCCCGGTAGGCCCACGACTTGCGGTTGTTGGCGAAGGTGACCCAGCTGTTGGTGAAGCGGGTCGCCTCGGCCAGCGAAAAGGAGCCCATGAAGTCCGCGAAGGACTCCTTCAGCCACAGGTCGTCCCACCAGACCATGGTGACCAGGTCGCCGAACCACATGTGCGCCATCTCGTGCAGGATGACGTTCGCCCGGCGCTCGTACGCGGCCTGGGTGACCTTGCCCCGGTAGATGTACTCCTCGCGGAAGGTCACCATGCCCGGGTTCTCCATCGCGCCGAGGTTGTACTCGGGGACGAAGGCCTGGTCGTACTTCCCGAAGGGGTACGGGTAGTCGAAGTTGTCGTGGAAGAAGTCGAAGCCCTGCTTGGTGATCAGGAAGACGTCGTCCGCGTCGAAGTGCTTCGCGAGACCCTTGCGGCACATCGCGCCGAGCGGGATCTCGATGTCCCCACGGGTGTACGTGTCCGTGACGTAGTGGTACGGCCCCGCGACCACGCACGTGATGTACGTGGAGATCGCCGCCGTCTCCGCGAACCGCCACACCCCGTCGGCGTCCTGCTCCCCGACGCCGTTGCTCCACACCGTCCAGGCCTCGGGCGCGGTCACCGAGAAGCGGTACGGGGCCTTGAGGTCGGGCTGCTCGAAGTTCGCGTACACCCGGCGCGCGTCGGCCGGCTCGTACTGCGTGTAGAGGTAGACCTCGCCGTCCTCCGGGTCGACGAAGCGGTGCATGCCCTCGCCGGTCCGGCTGTACGCGCACTGCGCGTCCACGACGAGCACGTTGTCGTCCGCGAGTCCGTCCAGCGCGATCCGCGCCCCGTCGAAGACGGCCGCCGGGTCGAGCTCCCGCCCGTTGAGGGTCACCGAGGTGACCGCCGGGGCGATCAGGTCGACGAAGGTGGAGTCGCCCTCGCCCGTGCGCCGGAAGCGGATCGTCGTCACCGAACGGAAGGTGCGCACGCCCTCCCCGTCTGCTGACTCCCCGACCGCCGAGCGCAGGTCGAGGGCGACCTCGTACGCGTCGACGGACAGCAGCTCGGCCCGCTCACGGGCCTCGTCGCGGGACAGGTTCTCACCGGGCACGGTCACTCCTTCGTGGCTCGTCTGGTCAGCAGCGATCCTCCCATGTGCGGCTGACGCCCGGCACGCCGGGAATGCCCCCGGCCGGCGGTGGCGTTGCCCCCGAGGCACCGTACGCATTCATCCATGAGGAGTGAGATGTCCGAGAGCAGGACCACCGCAGACTTCTGGTTCGACCCGATGTGCCCGTGGGCCTGGATGACCTCCCGCTGGATGCTCGAGGTGGAGAAGGTCCGCCCGGTCGATGTGCGGTGGAAGGTGATGAGCCTCGCCGTCCTCAACGAGGACAAGCTGGACGAGCTGCCGGAGCAGTACCGCGAGCTGCTCACCGCGGCCTGGGGCCCGGTCCGCGTCGTGACCGCGGCCAAGGAACTGCACGGCGACGAGTACGTCGGCAAGCTCTACACGGCGCTCGGCACCCGCTTCCACAACAACGGCGAGGGCGCCACGAAGGAGGCGATCGTCGCCGCCCTGGAGGAGGTCGGCC
This sequence is a window from Streptomyces sp. HUAS YS2. Protein-coding genes within it:
- a CDS encoding DsbA family protein yields the protein MSESRTTADFWFDPMCPWAWMTSRWMLEVEKVRPVDVRWKVMSLAVLNEDKLDELPEQYRELLTAAWGPVRVVTAAKELHGDEYVGKLYTALGTRFHNNGEGATKEAIVAALEEVGLPASLAEYADRDEYDTQLRASHKEGIDKVGQDVGTPVIAVPGPDGDEVAFFGPVVTPTPRGESAARLWDGTLLVASTPGFYEIKRTRTAAPSFE
- the pepN gene encoding aminopeptidase N; its protein translation is MPGENLSRDEARERAELLSVDAYEVALDLRSAVGESADGEGVRTFRSVTTIRFRRTGEGDSTFVDLIAPAVTSVTLNGRELDPAAVFDGARIALDGLADDNVLVVDAQCAYSRTGEGMHRFVDPEDGEVYLYTQYEPADARRVYANFEQPDLKAPYRFSVTAPEAWTVWSNGVGEQDADGVWRFAETAAISTYITCVVAGPYHYVTDTYTRGDIEIPLGAMCRKGLAKHFDADDVFLITKQGFDFFHDNFDYPYPFGKYDQAFVPEYNLGAMENPGMVTFREEYIYRGKVTQAAYERRANVILHEMAHMWFGDLVTMVWWDDLWLKESFADFMGSFSLAEATRFTNSWVTFANNRKSWAYRADQLPSTHPITADIRDLEDAKLNFDGITYAKGASVLKQLVAYAGRDAFLEGARRYFKRHAYGNTRLADLLSVLEETSGRDMKTWAKSWLQTSGVNALTPVVTYDAEGLITELAVTQDGDELRPHRAAVGLYRLSPEGELVRYARAEADVTGARTVVAELTGAERPDLVLVNDDDLTYCKIRFDEGSLTTLRAHLGDITDPLARALCWSALWNLTRDGLMPARDFVAIALDFAGRETDIGVLQMVHAWAQSALTHYAAPAWREEGGRLLAEGGLRELRVAAPGSEQQLTWARFFAATASSDADFQLLEGLLDGTAKIDGLDVDQELRWALLAPLAAHGRADEERIGAELSRDDTATGKRHSVRCLASRPSEAVKAQAWAAVVESDALSNALVEATIAGFVQPSQRQLIAPYAPKYFEVIERVWADRSIQIGMDVVRGLFPGLQDSPETLAATDAWLAAHPSAAPALRRLVLEARDDLARALRAQACDAAAG